From a region of the Tenggerimyces flavus genome:
- a CDS encoding M20/M25/M40 family metallo-hydrolase: MAPEDTVVELTADLLRFDTTNFGKGDSRGERECAEYIAARLTSVGLEPRLIESAPRRANVVVRVPGADPSLDALLVHGHIDVVPAEAKDWTCDPFSGAIEDGFVWGRGALDMKAMCASMLASALSWAESGVRPKRDVVFAFVADEEDNGEYGACFLVAKHAELFDSCVVGVSEWGGNTFHVGGKRLYPIATAERGTMHLKLTAHGRAGHGSRPNDENPVTRLVTTMSRIASYKWPIHLTPTVRAYLEQASATLGLPVDLDDVDGMVERLGVAGEAVASTIRNSTTPTMLEAGYKVNVIPSVAYGQVDMRVLPGTEEEALATVDSLLEPGVVREFVSRSTAVSAPIDSPWFEAMASALRVEDPEAVVVPYCMGGGTDAKAFAQLGIAGYGFSPMWVPEDFPLDGLVHGVDERVPVEGLTFGARVLDRFLLSV; this comes from the coding sequence ATGGCTCCGGAAGACACCGTCGTCGAGCTGACCGCAGACCTGCTTCGGTTCGACACGACGAACTTCGGCAAGGGTGACTCGCGCGGCGAGCGCGAGTGCGCGGAGTACATCGCGGCGCGTCTCACGTCGGTCGGGCTCGAGCCGCGGCTGATCGAGTCCGCTCCTCGCCGGGCGAACGTGGTCGTCCGCGTTCCGGGCGCGGATCCCTCTCTGGACGCGTTGCTCGTGCACGGTCACATCGATGTGGTGCCTGCTGAAGCGAAGGACTGGACGTGCGACCCGTTCTCCGGCGCGATCGAGGACGGCTTCGTCTGGGGCCGCGGCGCGCTGGACATGAAGGCGATGTGCGCCTCGATGCTCGCGAGCGCTCTGTCGTGGGCGGAGAGTGGGGTGCGGCCGAAGCGGGATGTGGTGTTCGCGTTCGTCGCCGACGAGGAGGACAACGGCGAGTACGGAGCGTGTTTCCTCGTGGCCAAGCACGCCGAGCTCTTCGACAGCTGCGTCGTCGGCGTCAGCGAGTGGGGCGGCAACACGTTCCACGTCGGCGGGAAGCGCCTGTACCCGATCGCCACGGCGGAGCGCGGCACTATGCATCTCAAGCTGACGGCGCACGGCCGGGCGGGGCACGGGTCGCGGCCGAACGACGAGAACCCGGTCACCCGGCTCGTCACCACGATGAGCCGGATCGCCTCGTACAAGTGGCCGATTCACCTCACGCCGACGGTCCGCGCGTACCTCGAACAGGCCTCCGCGACGCTCGGGCTTCCGGTCGATCTCGACGACGTCGACGGGATGGTCGAACGGCTCGGGGTGGCAGGCGAGGCTGTGGCGTCGACGATCCGGAACAGCACGACTCCGACGATGCTCGAGGCCGGCTACAAGGTGAACGTGATCCCGTCGGTGGCGTACGGGCAGGTCGACATGCGGGTGCTGCCGGGGACCGAGGAGGAGGCGCTGGCGACGGTCGACTCTTTGTTGGAGCCGGGCGTGGTGCGGGAGTTCGTGTCGCGGTCGACGGCGGTGAGCGCGCCGATCGACTCGCCTTGGTTCGAGGCGATGGCGTCCGCGCTGCGTGTGGAGGACCCGGAGGCGGTCGTGGTGCCGTATTGCATGGGCGGCGGGACGGACGCGAAGGCCTTCGCCCAGCTGGGGATCGCGGGGTACGGGTTCTCGCCGATGTGGGTGCCGGAGGACTTCCCGCTGGACGGGCTCGTGCACGGGGTCGACGAACGGGTACCGGTCGAGGGGCTGACCTTCGGGGCTCGCGTCCTCGACCGCTTCCTGCTGTCGGTCTGA
- a CDS encoding GNAT family N-acetyltransferase, with product MIPLSAARLAELRPWIDAEPLSSRRQVAQHVAYTGVGMAFADRCPEPRVLLFQLDTNYALLGDPDAVTVTAPDLAALRGPIAAASSFEPVLRAAFPSLQVRPRLMQRLSREPAEVTPRAGEVRRLESAADLAGFGSPWVAASWGGPEGLARSGRAWGGYLDGTLVSVACAFLQAEAEEELGVATEPAAQGLGLSTACAANVCRDILGRGRIATWTTAADNVPSLRVATKLGFGDPLADLLFATA from the coding sequence ATGATCCCGCTGTCCGCCGCGCGGCTGGCGGAGCTGCGGCCGTGGATCGACGCGGAGCCGTTGAGCTCGCGGCGGCAGGTCGCGCAGCACGTCGCCTATACCGGAGTAGGTATGGCATTCGCCGACCGATGTCCCGAGCCGCGGGTGCTCTTGTTTCAGCTGGACACGAACTACGCACTGCTCGGCGATCCGGACGCGGTGACTGTGACTGCCCCTGACCTGGCGGCGCTGCGCGGTCCGATCGCTGCGGCATCGTCGTTCGAACCCGTCCTGCGCGCGGCGTTCCCTTCGCTCCAGGTGCGGCCTCGGTTGATGCAGCGGCTCAGCCGCGAGCCTGCCGAGGTGACGCCACGGGCGGGGGAGGTGCGCCGGCTCGAGTCGGCCGCCGACCTGGCGGGCTTCGGCTCGCCGTGGGTGGCCGCGTCGTGGGGTGGGCCGGAAGGTCTGGCGCGGAGCGGCCGTGCATGGGGCGGCTACCTCGACGGCACGCTGGTCTCGGTGGCGTGCGCGTTCCTGCAGGCCGAAGCGGAGGAGGAACTCGGCGTCGCGACCGAGCCGGCGGCCCAGGGCCTCGGCCTCAGCACAGCCTGCGCGGCGAACGTCTGCCGCGACATCCTCGGCCGCGGCCGGATCGCGACCTGGACCACCGCCGCCGACAACGTCCCCAGCCTTCGCGTCGCCACCAAGCTCGGCTTCGGCGACCCGCTCGCCGACCTCCTCTTCGCGACGGCATGA
- a CDS encoding S66 peptidase family protein, whose amino-acid sequence MGDDKRPARLAAGSRVAVVAPAGAVVPEMLDAGLETLAAWGLDVAVGAHVRDRHPTFTYLAGTDADRAADLQAAWCDPSVSAVFCARGGYGCLRLLDLLDWSAMASAGPKLLVGSSDVTALHEMVRARLGWPTMFGPMMGTGSFVSDPTAQEHHRSLLFSPVSGTVLAGPLAEPLVAGTAQGVTVGGNLSLLCSAQGVPDIPPPPVGAIGLLEDVTEEPYRIDHFVTHLRRTGWFSRLSGVVLGSWHECGEPTAVRAVLEDRLSDLGIPVIWELGFGHCPAQLTVPLGAEVSLVSNPATGEASLTLVGDALD is encoded by the coding sequence ATGGGAGACGACAAGCGTCCGGCGCGGCTCGCCGCCGGGTCACGGGTAGCGGTGGTGGCGCCGGCGGGCGCGGTGGTGCCGGAGATGTTGGACGCCGGCCTGGAGACGTTGGCCGCGTGGGGGCTCGACGTGGCGGTGGGGGCGCACGTACGCGACCGGCACCCGACGTTCACCTACCTGGCGGGAACCGACGCGGACCGGGCGGCCGATCTGCAGGCGGCGTGGTGCGACCCGTCGGTGTCCGCGGTCTTCTGCGCGCGCGGTGGGTACGGGTGCCTGCGGCTGCTCGACCTGCTCGACTGGTCCGCGATGGCTTCGGCGGGGCCGAAACTCCTGGTGGGGTCGAGCGACGTGACGGCGCTGCACGAGATGGTGCGGGCGCGGCTCGGGTGGCCGACGATGTTCGGCCCGATGATGGGGACCGGCTCGTTCGTCTCCGACCCGACGGCCCAGGAGCACCACCGGTCGCTGCTGTTCTCGCCCGTGTCCGGGACGGTGCTCGCGGGTCCGTTGGCCGAGCCCTTGGTGGCGGGCACGGCGCAGGGCGTGACGGTCGGCGGCAACCTCAGCCTGCTGTGCTCCGCGCAGGGCGTGCCCGACATCCCGCCTCCCCCGGTCGGCGCGATCGGGCTGCTGGAGGACGTGACCGAGGAGCCGTACCGCATCGACCACTTCGTGACCCACCTACGTCGAACGGGCTGGTTCTCCCGCCTGTCTGGCGTCGTCCTGGGCTCCTGGCACGAATGCGGCGAGCCCACGGCCGTACGAGCGGTGCTGGAGGACCGGCTCAGCGACCTCGGCATCCCGGTCATCTGGGAGCTCGGCTTCGGCCACTGCCCCGCCCAACTCACGGTCCCGTTGGGCGCCGAGGTGTCGCTGGTGTCGAACCCCGCGACCGGCGAGGCCTCACTGACTCTGGTCGGCGACGCCCTGGACTGA
- a CDS encoding TetR/AcrR family transcriptional regulator, giving the protein MASDDEVLLVRVGPPPQRGESRTRRDSANDPRRIRTRAAIVEAATSLFLEKGYRGTSLDDIAALAAVSKRTVYNNFADKDRLFTEIIGGVAASAEALAQSLTTTIAGAADLPAVLREAARGHIRAVLRPQILQLRRLLISEANRFPDLARDCYLGVPGRVMTAIADAFTSLASRGLLRIADPARAAEHYSFLLLGAALDRAMLGLDPVSGASEAEREGELDRIADDAVATFLAAYGAQASA; this is encoded by the coding sequence ATGGCATCCGATGACGAGGTGTTGTTGGTACGGGTCGGCCCGCCGCCGCAGCGAGGTGAGAGTCGTACGCGCCGCGACTCGGCGAACGACCCGCGCCGGATCCGGACGCGGGCCGCGATCGTGGAGGCCGCCACTTCCCTGTTCCTGGAGAAGGGCTACCGCGGCACCAGCCTGGACGACATCGCGGCGCTGGCAGCGGTGTCGAAGCGGACGGTCTACAACAACTTCGCCGACAAGGATCGGCTGTTCACCGAGATCATCGGCGGGGTCGCGGCGTCCGCCGAGGCGCTCGCGCAGAGCCTGACGACCACGATCGCGGGTGCAGCGGATCTCCCGGCGGTGTTGCGGGAGGCGGCCCGCGGGCACATCCGCGCCGTGCTGCGGCCGCAGATCCTGCAGCTGCGCCGGCTGCTGATCAGCGAGGCGAACCGCTTCCCCGACCTGGCCCGCGACTGCTACCTCGGCGTGCCGGGCCGGGTGATGACGGCGATCGCCGATGCGTTCACGTCTCTCGCGTCCCGCGGCTTGCTCCGGATCGCGGATCCCGCACGTGCGGCGGAGCACTACTCGTTCCTGCTCCTCGGCGCGGCGCTGGATCGGGCCATGCTCGGGCTCGATCCGGTGTCCGGCGCTTCCGAGGCCGAACGGGAGGGCGAGCTCGACCGGATCGCCGACGACGCCGTCGCCACGTTCCTCGCCGCGTACGGAGCGCAGGCCAGCGCTTGA
- a CDS encoding pyridoxamine 5'-phosphate oxidase family protein, which translates to MTDDDWRAKAPEVVAANKYLVLSTVDASGAPWASPVYFANDGLDRFWWVSRPTSDHSRNLAGRSDVAFVIYDSTVEIGKGVAVYARGTAEQVDDADVETEIAYYSTRTVEHGIGAWTAADVRDPKELRLYRATVTGRWIKPADDGPDRRIELA; encoded by the coding sequence ATGACTGACGACGACTGGCGCGCGAAGGCTCCCGAGGTGGTCGCCGCGAACAAGTACCTGGTGCTGTCGACCGTCGACGCCTCCGGGGCGCCGTGGGCGTCGCCGGTGTACTTCGCGAACGACGGGCTCGATCGGTTCTGGTGGGTGTCGCGGCCGACGAGCGATCACTCGCGCAACCTCGCCGGGCGGTCCGACGTCGCGTTCGTCATCTACGACTCGACCGTCGAGATCGGCAAGGGCGTCGCGGTGTACGCGCGGGGGACCGCCGAGCAGGTCGACGACGCCGACGTCGAGACAGAGATCGCGTACTACTCCACGCGCACGGTCGAGCACGGCATCGGCGCGTGGACGGCCGCCGACGTACGCGACCCGAAGGAGCTCCGCCTCTACCGCGCGACCGTCACCGGCCGGTGGATCAAGCCCGCGGACGACGGACCCGACCGCCGGATCGAGCTGGCTTAG